A window of the Lagopus muta isolate bLagMut1 chromosome 1, bLagMut1 primary, whole genome shotgun sequence genome harbors these coding sequences:
- the TMPRSS2 gene encoding transmembrane protease serine 2 has product MTSSVNPPPYYENHGFQTENCYSARPQVGANPYPQYFSTNVPSVPTYIPRVSNHQSSIPVAPPSSSSRMCSSSMKIVIIVVSILVVVVCAIAAFLIWYFVEDRCLGSLIECGSSGVCISPSVWCDGITDCPNGEDENRCVRLYGPNFILEVYSPVSQTWYPVCEDDWTDDFGKIACQDMGYSVDTYYYSQGVAADVSIRSFMKLNASAGNTDLYKRLQSSDYCASGNVVSLRCIECGLSTNSRAIMGRIVGGSMATLGQWPWQVSLHVQDTHICGGSLITREWLVTAAHCVEGQLANAYVWTVYAGILNQNEMQSTSGYRVQKIISHPNYDTDSKDNDVALMKLETPLTFTDNIQPVCLPNPGLMFEPNEECWISGWGAEYQGGKTASDLNYAKVLLIERSTCNSVYVYDGMVLPTMVCAGYLEGGIDSCQGDSGGPLVTNKNSVWWLVGDTSWGTGCASPNRPGVYGNMTVFTDWIHKNMQANR; this is encoded by the exons ATGACCTCTAGCGTA AATCCACCACCGTACTACGAAAATCATGGCTTCCAGACAGAAAACTGCTATTCTGCCAGGCCACAAGTAGGTGCTAATCCATATCCACAGTACTTTTCTACGAATGTTCCATCAGTGCCAACTTATATCCCAAGAGTTTCCAACCATCAGTCAAGCATTCCAGTAGCACCTCCATCCAGTTCGTCCAGGATGTGTTCATCAA GTATGAAGATCGTAATAATTGTAGTATCCATTTTAGTAGTCGTCGTTTGTGCAATTGCTGCTTTCTTGATCTGGTATTTTG TTGAGGATCGTTGTCTTGGATCCTTAATAGAGTGTGGATCTTCGGGAGTGTGCATTTCTCCCTCAGTGTGGTGTGATGGAATAACTGACTGCCCAAATGGGGAGGATGAAAACCGGTGTG TTAGACTTTACGGACCAAACTTCATCCTCGAAGTTTATTCACCTGTCAGCCAAACCTGGTACCCTGTTTGTGAAGATGACTGGACTGATGATTTTGGAAAGATTGCATGTCAAGACATGGGTTACAGTGT AGATACATATTACTATAGCCAAGGAGTAGCAGCTGATGTCTCCATTAGAAGCTTTATGAAGCTAAATGCAAGTGCGGGGAATACAGACTTGTACAAAAGGCTGCAAAGCAG TGATTACTGTGCATCAGGAAATGTGGTTTCTCTGCGCTGCATAG AGTGTGGCCTGTCCACTAACAGCAGAGCCATCATGGGCAGGATCGTGGGTGGCAGCATGGCGACGCTGGGGCAGTGGCCGTGGCAGGTGAGCCTCCATGTGCAGGACACCCACATCTGTGGAGGCTCCCTCATCACCCGTGAGTGGCTGGTGACGGCAGCCCACTGCGTGGAGGG acaACTTGCTAATGCATACGTCTGGACTGTTTATGCTGGGATTCTGAATCAGAATGAGATGCAGTCAACGTCTGGATACAGAgtgcaaaaaataatttcccatCCAAATTATGATACAGATTCTAAAGACAATGATGTTGCCCTTATGAAGTTAGAGACACCGCTGACTTTTACTG ATAATATACAGCCAGTTTGTCTGCCTAACCCGGGATTGATGTTCGAGCCTAATGAGGAGTGCTGGATATCTGGGTGGGGAGCGGAGTATCAAGGAG GTAAAACAGCAAGTGACTTGAATTATGCCAAGGTACTCTTAATAGAACGTTCTACATGTAATTCTGTCTATGTCTACGATGGCATGGTCTTGCCTACAATGGTCTGTGCTGGATATTTAGAAGGAGGAATTGATTCTTGTCAG GGTGACAGCGGAGGTCCTCTGGTAACAAACAAGAACTCGGTGTGGTGGTTGGTTGGAGATACCAGCTGGGGAACTGGCTGCGCTAGTCCCAACAGGCCTGGAGTTTACGGAAATATGACTGTGTTTACAGACTGGATTCATAAAAATATGCAG gcCAACAGATGA